In Papaver somniferum cultivar HN1 chromosome 1, ASM357369v1, whole genome shotgun sequence, a genomic segment contains:
- the LOC113284060 gene encoding monooxygenase 2-like, which yields MENVVMREEVVIVGGGVAGLATALALKRVGVKSLVLERANELRVTGGSLTLFPNAWIALEALGVADKLTSVYKPFKRGEVTNVASGVTQEVVFTTDEGDEWLARGPRSVHRRALLEALSEELPTDTVRYSSRLRSIEKTKTHNDADSFGVFVHLEDGTTINTKVLIGCDGVHSVVAKWLGLKAPVYSGRYAVRGLGVFPEGHGLKHEVQQFVGEGRRFGIMPNTNTDVFWFMTYQSTPSAEEEMAKGDPKIIQKTMLEKVPDSAQLVKDVIQHAYMPSLSWGPLQFRYPWDLLFGKVSNGTITVAGDAMHPMTPDLGQGGCSALEDAVVLGRHIGNSFIRNGGMLSQEDLEVEIGMYVKERRFRTAGLITGSYISGWVQQGGGGVGIISSSRVVGWLTKFVRDTVFYNIGFRRLVGLVQYDCGKLPTGSTSCGN from the exons ATGGAAAATGTTGTGATGAGAGAAGAAGTGGTGATAGTAGGAGGAGGAGTTGCAGGTTTAGCAACAGCCTTAGCATTAAAGAGAGTTGGAGTGAAAAGTTTAGTATTAGAAAGAGCAAATGAGCTGAGAGTAACTGGTGGTTCTCTAACTCTTTTCCCAAATGCTTGGATTGCTCTTGAAGCACTTGGTGTTGCTGACAAACTTACTTCTGTTTACAAACCTTTCAAAAG gGGAGAAGTTACTAATGTTGCAAGTGGAGTTACCCAAGAGGTTGTGTTTACAACTGATGAAGG GGATGAGTGGTTGGCAAGAGGACCTAGGTCTGTGCATAGGAGAGCTTTACTTGAAGCTCTGTCAGAAGAACTACCAACTGATACAGTCCGTTACTCATCGAGGCTTCGCTCAATCGAAAAAACTAAAACACATAATGATGCAGATTCATTTGGGGTATTCGTTCATCTAGAAGATGGGACTACTATCAATACCAAG GTTTTAATAGGGTGCGATGGTGTGCATTCTGTGGTGGCAAAGTGGTTGGGGCTTAAAGCACCGGTTTATTCAGGTCGGTATGCCGTGCGTGGATTAGGAGTGTTTCCTGAAGGTCATGGATTGAAACATGAAGTTCAGCAATTTGTTGGAGAAGGTCGTAGATTTGGTATCATGCCAAATACCAACACTGACGTCTTCTGGTTCATGACTTATCAATCCACCCCCAGTGCAG AGGAAGAGATGGCTAAAGGAGACCCAAAAATCATACAGAAGACAATGTTAGAGAAAGTACCTGATTCTGCACAACTTGTCAAAGATGTTATACAACATGCTTATATGCCAAGTTTATCATGGGGACCCCTACAATTCAGATACCCATGGGATCTTCTTTTTGGTAAAGTTTCAAACGGCACAATTACTGTAGCAGGTGATGCAATGCACCCAATGACACCAGACCTTGGTCAAGGTGGTTGTTCCGCATTAGAAGACGCAGTGGTGTTGGGCCGCCATATAGGAAATTCGTTTATCAGAAATGGTGGAATGCTATCACAGGAGGATTTAGAGGTTGAAATAGGAATGTATGTCAAGGAGAGGAGATTTAGAACTGCTGGGTTGATTACTGGTTCGTACATTTCTGGTTGGGTTCAacaaggtggtggtggtgttggtataatctcatcatcaagagttgtagGATGGTTGACGAAGTTTGTTCGAGATACGGTATTTTATAACATAGGATTCCGCCGGTTAGTTGGTTTGGTGCAGTATGATTGTGGAAAGTTACCTACTGGTTCAACTTCGTGTGGAAATTGA